The Thermoplasmatales archaeon nucleotide sequence ATAATTTTTTCCATATAGATAAGAGAAAATTTGTTGTTCCTTTTGTTTGTGGTGCGAGAAGCTTGGGTGAAGCATGCAGAAGGATATGGGAAGGGGCGGCAATGATAAGGACAAAAGGTGAGGCGGGCACAGGCAATGTTGTTGAAGCAGTGAAGCATATGAGGATAATAAATTTTTCAATAAATAAAGTAGCAAGAATGAGTGAGGAAGAAATTTTATCTCTCGCGGAAAAATACTCAAAAGCTTATCTAAAGCTTGGAGAAGAAGTCTCTAAGGATGGTATAAGTTATGAAGGGATTGAGATATATGAAAATTATACGCTGGAGCAAATTAGCGAGGGAATTTATGAGATATTAATTGAAATAAAGAAACTTAAAAGGCTACCAGTTGTAAATTTTGCTGCGGGTGGGATAGCAACTCCAGCAGATGCAGCTATGATGATGTACCTTGGTGCAGATGGTGTTTTTGTTGGCTCTGGAATTTTTAAATCATCTAATCCAAAGGCCTATGCAATGGCTATAGTTGAAGCGACGAATAATTGGAAAGATGCGAAAGTTGTTGCGGATGTCTCGAAAGGATTAGGAGAAGCAATGAAAGGAGAAGAAATAGATAAACTCGTTGAAAAATTTGAGATAAGAGGGTTATGAAAGTTGCAGTTCTTGCATTTCAAGGGGATGTTGAGGAGCATGTTGAAATAGCAAATAAGTCAATTGAAAAAATAGGCAAGGGACATGCTTTCGCAACTATAAATAAGGAAGAGATAAGAGAAGCGGATGCATTGATTATTCCTGGGGGAGAGAGTACCACAATAACAAAATTAATGCATAAAAGTGGGGTTGCGGATGAAATTAAAAAATTTGCAAGCAAAGGCAAGCCAATCATGGGCACATGTGCGGGATGCATAGTCATTGGAAAAAATGAACGAGTCAATTCTTTAGGTCTTATAGATATATGGGTGAGAAGGAATGCTTTTGGAAGGCAGAAGGAAAGTTTTGAAGTAAAATTAAATATAAAGGATATAGGGGATTTTAATTGCATTTTTATAAGGGCTCCTTTGATAGAGAGAGCGGGGGAAAAAGTAGAGGTGCTTGCAAAATTTGATGATAAAATAGTTATGGCAAGAGAAAAAAATATTCTCGCCCTATCTTTCCATCCAGAGCTTACAGAAGACACAAGAATTCATGAATATTTTTTAAAAATGGCTGATATATAACCATGGCAAAAATATTCATTACAAGGCGATTGCCTGAAGAAGGATTGAATTTGTTAAAAGGGCACGAGCTTGAGATATATGAAGGAGATGCCCCTCCAAGTAAGGAAGAGATTATAGAAGGAGTTAAAGGAAAGGATGCTTTGATATGCTTGCTAACAGATAGGATAGATGCAGAGGTTATTGAGAAAGGAAAAAATCTTAAAATAATAGCGAACTATGCGGTTGGAGTAGATAACATAGCTATTGAGGAAGCGACAAAAAGAGGAATATTTATAACAAACACCCCAGGTGTTCTTACTGAAACAGTTGCGGATCTGGCCTGGGCCTTAATGATGGCGATTGCTAGAAGAATTGTTGAAGGGGATGAATTTGTGAGGCAAAGAAAATTTAAGGGATGGGCTCCTATGCTTTTGTTGGGAAGAGATATATATGGAAAAACTCTGGGAGTAATAGGAGCGGGTAGAATAGGGAAAGCTTTTGCGAAGCGTGCAACAGGCTTTTCGATGAAAATCTTGTATTATGGTAAGCGTAGAGATGAAGAATTTGAAAATGAGACAAATGCAAGATTTGTTGGCTTGCATGAATTGCTAAGAGAATCTGATTTTGTTTCTCTTCATCTCCCTTTAACCAAAGATACATATCACATAATAGGAGAAAATGAGCTAAGGATGATGAAAAAAACCGCCTACCTTATAAACACTTCCCGTGGTAAATGTGTGGATGAAAAAGCGCTTGTAAAGGCTCTCAAAGAAGGATGGATAGCAGGTGCAGCGCTGGATGTTTATGAAAATGAGCCAGAGGTAAGTGAGGAACTCCTTTCTTTAAAAAATGTTGTGCTTGCTCCTCATACTGGCTCAGCATCTTATGAAACTAGAACAAAGATGGCAATAATGGTTGCTGAAAATGTAATATCTGCATTAAATGGAAAAATACCCCCGCAATGTTTAAATCCGGAAGCAATAAATTATAGATGAAAAATAAATATATATTTTCCCAATATTATACAATGCATCATGAATTGCAGAAATTGCTTCAGCTAAAGTTCTTTGAGCGAGAGGGGTTTAAAAGGAGAAAGTGTAATATCTGTGGATCTTTCTTTTGGATTAAAGGGGATGAAGAGCGATGTGGTGATGCTCCTTGCGTTAGCTATTCTTTTATAGGTAACCCTATAGGGAAAAAAAGCGATTTGCACAGTATGAGGCAAAAATTCCTATCATTTTTTGAAAGAAACGGGCATAAAATAATAGATCGCTATCCTGTTGTAGCAAGATGGAGGGATGATATCTATCTTACAATTGCATCAATAGCAAACTTTCAACCCCATGTGACAAGTGGTATGGTTAAACCACCCGCAAACCCCCTTGTAATTTCCCAGCCAAGCATAAGATTAAATGATTTGGAAGAAGTAGGAAAAAGCGGTCGCCATCTCACCCTTTTCGAAATGATGGGTCATCATGCCTTCAACAATCACGAAAAGATTTACTGGACGGAGGAAACGGTAGAATATTGCAACAGATTCATGGAAGAAATTGGAATAGAGAATGTAATTTACAAGGAGGCGGAATGGGCGGGCGGGGGCAATGCGGGCGCATGCCTCGAAGTTCTTTGCAGGGGGCTTGAGATTGCTACTCTTGTTTTTATGAATTTGAGGGAGGAGAAGGATGGGGAGTTTTTGATTAAGGGAGAAAGATATGCTAAAATGCCTATTCAAGTTGTTGATACTGGTTATGGCTTGGAGAGGCTTGTATGGCTAACTAACGGAAGCAAGACAGTGTATGATGCAATCTTTAAGTATGCGGTTGATGAAATTTTGGAGAAAGCAAAAGTTCCTAGAATGGAAGAGATATATGCAATTGCTGATCACGCTCGATGCATTACCTTTATGCTATCTGATGGAATAATTCCATCCAATTCTGGAGCGGGTTATCTTGCAAGACTTGTTATAAGAAGGGCCCTTCGCTTCATGAAAAAAATTTCATATGAAGGGAGTTTATTTGATGTTGTATCTTTGCATATAAACGAGATGGGGAAAGATTTTCCTGAATTAAAAAACTCAAAAAGCAGAATAAAAGAAATACTTGAAATTGAGGAAGAAAAATTTGATTCAATAGTACAGAGGGGAAAGGCTATTTTATCAAGATACAAAAAGATTGGAATAGAAGAACTTATTGAGCTTTATGATTCTCATGGAATCCATCCAGAAATTGTTAAGGAAATAACGCATGTTGAAATTCCAGAAAAATTTGAATCAATGGTCGCGGAGAGACATTTAAAAAGTAGAGAAGAAAAGGAGGAGGAGAAATTTTATCCATATAAAACATTGAAAATTTATTATGAAATGCCATATGAGAAAGAATTTGATGCAAGAGTTATTTTTAAAGGAGAAAATTTTGTTATTCTAGATAAAACTCTATTTTATCCAGAAGGAGGAGGGGAGAAAAGTGACACTGGCTATTTAATTCAAAATGATAAAAAGGCAAGGGTTATAAAAGTGGAAAAGGCGGGAGATGCTATCCTGCATTATATAGAAGGGGATATAGAAGAGGGTGAAGTTAAAGGAATTATTGATTGGGAGAGAAGATACTCAATGATGATTCATCATACCGCAACCCATATCATAAATTATTCCGCTCGCTCAATTCTTGGCGAACATGTGTGGCAGGCTGGGAGTGAGCTAGATGAGAATGAGGCAAGACTTGATATAACTCATTATAAGAGGATAAGTGAAGAAGAAGCAAAAAGAATAGAAAAAGTGGCAAATGAGGTTGTAAGGAAAGGAATAGAGGTTAGAAAGGGTTTCTATGAAAGGAATGAAGCGGAGAAGAAATATGGAATGAGAATATATCAGGGAGGCGCACCAAAAAGTGGTGTGGTAAGGATAGTTGAAATTCAGGGTGTGGAGGCGGAGGCTTGCGGGGGGATGCATATCAATAATACCTGTGAGGCGGGGTTGATAAAGATAATAGGGATTGAGAGAGTTCAGGATGGGGTGGAAAGAATAAGGTTTTGTGCGGGTGAAAGGGCTATAGAGTATGTGCAAAACCAGGAGTATGTTATAAAAAAATTGGTTGAAATTTTAGATGCACAGCGAGATAAGATTGTTGAATCTGTTGTTAAAATGGAAAAAGAAAACAAGGATTTGAGGAAAGAATTGAAAAGGCTGCAGGAGAAGTTTGGAAAGGAAAAAGCGGAGGAATGGGGAGGAATAAAGATAATAGTTGAAGAGAATCTTCAGCCATCTTCAATAAAGGAATTGACGAAGGAAAAGGCGGTTGTCGTGTCAGCTAGCTTGAGGGAAGAAAATGCAATAATTACAGTTGCCTGCTCATCTGATGTTGCTTTAGATTGCTCAAAAATTGCGAAGGAAATAATAGAGAAATTTAATGGAAGAGGAGGGGGTAAAAAGACAATAGCTCAAGTTGGCATAGATGCAAATAGAGTTGATGAAGTGAAGGAAAAAATAGTTGAAATGGTAAAAAGGGAAATTGAAAAATGAAGAAAGTTTTTATTGTAATAATTTTAATCTCCAATCTCCTTGTTCCTTATGGAAAAATTAATTATGACTGGACTTTAAGTGCTAGAATATCTACTCCATATATTTATTCAGATATTTCATGGGAAGAAGCAATTGATAGATTGGTAAAAAATGGTGTGAATGTTATTCTTGACTGGGCGGGCTTTAGCGATACCTATCAGGGAAGAATAATGGGCTTTAATGAATCTTTTAATGAATTCCAGGAAAGAGCGAGATACATTCGAGAGAATTACCCAGATGTGAAATATATGGTATATATAGCTCCTCTGGAATTGCAAACAATTGATTCGGACTTAAATAAGGATAGGAGAGATGATGATGGGAAATGGAGCACATACACAGATCACCCTGATTGGTTACAGATTGGAAGAGATGGGAGAAAAGCGGTTTTTTATGGTTCGATGCCTGGTATGCCATTTTGGGTTGATGAAACAAGCGAGGATGTATGGCTTAGCCCAAGCAATAAGGAATATAAAAATATTATAATAAATCGGCTCAAGGAAATATCTCCACTGGTAGATGCGATATGGATAGATGTTCCTCATCTCTGCTTTGAATTCGGGGAAGGATGGTGTGAACAGTGGAGCAGTTTTGATGAAGAAAGCAGGAAAGATTTTTACAATGATACGGGCATGATCATGCCTTCTCCACCCGTTGAGCTGGATTGGGATAATGAAACATGGCTAAAATTTGTTGAATGGCGATATAAGCAAATTCTTGATTTCATCAGAGATTTAAAAAATTCTATAAGCGGAGATTGCAAGCTTGTTGTAGAAACATCTTCACATAGCGTTTTTATAACTCAAAATGGGTGCGATATCTCAAAATTACCCTGTTTTTGTGATGTGATAGCGCATGAAT carries:
- a CDS encoding D-glycerate dehydrogenase, with the translated sequence MAKIFITRRLPEEGLNLLKGHELEIYEGDAPPSKEEIIEGVKGKDALICLLTDRIDAEVIEKGKNLKIIANYAVGVDNIAIEEATKRGIFITNTPGVLTETVADLAWALMMAIARRIVEGDEFVRQRKFKGWAPMLLLGRDIYGKTLGVIGAGRIGKAFAKRATGFSMKILYYGKRRDEEFENETNARFVGLHELLRESDFVSLHLPLTKDTYHIIGENELRMMKKTAYLINTSRGKCVDEKALVKALKEGWIAGAALDVYENEPEVSEELLSLKNVVLAPHTGSASYETRTKMAIMVAENVISALNGKIPPQCLNPEAINYR
- the pdxT gene encoding pyridoxal 5'-phosphate synthase glutaminase subunit PdxT; this encodes MKVAVLAFQGDVEEHVEIANKSIEKIGKGHAFATINKEEIREADALIIPGGESTTITKLMHKSGVADEIKKFASKGKPIMGTCAGCIVIGKNERVNSLGLIDIWVRRNAFGRQKESFEVKLNIKDIGDFNCIFIRAPLIERAGEKVEVLAKFDDKIVMAREKNILALSFHPELTEDTRIHEYFLKMADI
- the alaS gene encoding alanine--tRNA ligase, whose amino-acid sequence is MKNKYIFSQYYTMHHELQKLLQLKFFEREGFKRRKCNICGSFFWIKGDEERCGDAPCVSYSFIGNPIGKKSDLHSMRQKFLSFFERNGHKIIDRYPVVARWRDDIYLTIASIANFQPHVTSGMVKPPANPLVISQPSIRLNDLEEVGKSGRHLTLFEMMGHHAFNNHEKIYWTEETVEYCNRFMEEIGIENVIYKEAEWAGGGNAGACLEVLCRGLEIATLVFMNLREEKDGEFLIKGERYAKMPIQVVDTGYGLERLVWLTNGSKTVYDAIFKYAVDEILEKAKVPRMEEIYAIADHARCITFMLSDGIIPSNSGAGYLARLVIRRALRFMKKISYEGSLFDVVSLHINEMGKDFPELKNSKSRIKEILEIEEEKFDSIVQRGKAILSRYKKIGIEELIELYDSHGIHPEIVKEITHVEIPEKFESMVAERHLKSREEKEEEKFYPYKTLKIYYEMPYEKEFDARVIFKGENFVILDKTLFYPEGGGEKSDTGYLIQNDKKARVIKVEKAGDAILHYIEGDIEEGEVKGIIDWERRYSMMIHHTATHIINYSARSILGEHVWQAGSELDENEARLDITHYKRISEEEAKRIEKVANEVVRKGIEVRKGFYERNEAEKKYGMRIYQGGAPKSGVVRIVEIQGVEAEACGGMHINNTCEAGLIKIIGIERVQDGVERIRFCAGERAIEYVQNQEYVIKKLVEILDAQRDKIVESVVKMEKENKDLRKELKRLQEKFGKEKAEEWGGIKIIVEENLQPSSIKELTKEKAVVVSASLREENAIITVACSSDVALDCSKIAKEIIEKFNGRGGGKKTIAQVGIDANRVDEVKEKIVEMVKREIEK
- the pdxS gene encoding pyridoxal 5'-phosphate synthase lyase subunit PdxS, coding for MEKLRFGTELIKRGFAKMQKGGVIMDVTNAEQAMIAEEAGAVAVMALHKVPADIRASGGVARMADPEKIEEIMDAVTIPVMAKCRIGHVMEARALEALGVDMIDESEVLTPADNFFHIDKRKFVVPFVCGARSLGEACRRIWEGAAMIRTKGEAGTGNVVEAVKHMRIINFSINKVARMSEEEILSLAEKYSKAYLKLGEEVSKDGISYEGIEIYENYTLEQISEGIYEILIEIKKLKRLPVVNFAAGGIATPADAAMMMYLGADGVFVGSGIFKSSNPKAYAMAIVEATNNWKDAKVVADVSKGLGEAMKGEEIDKLVEKFEIRGL